In a genomic window of Canis lupus familiaris isolate Mischka breed German Shepherd chromosome 13, alternate assembly UU_Cfam_GSD_1.0, whole genome shotgun sequence:
- the ZHX2 gene encoding zinc fingers and homeoboxes protein 2, which yields MASKRKSTTPCMVRTSQVVEQDVPEEADRAKDKGISTPQPEAAKDSWTVEPENSSKENEVIEVKSTGENQSKKLQGGYECKYCPYSTQNLNEFTEHVDMQHPNVILNPLYVCAECNFTTKKYDSLSDHNSKFHPGETNFKLKLIKRNNQTVLEQSIEATNHVVSITTSGPASGDSDPGISVSKTPIMKPGKPKADAKKVPKKPEEATPENHVEGTARLVTDAAEILSRLGGVELLQDTLGHVMPSVQLPPNINLVPKVPVPLNTTKYNSALDTNATMINSFNKFPYPTQAELSWLTAASKHPEEHIRIWFATQRLKHGISWSPEEVEEARKKMFNGTIQSVPPTITVLPAQLAPTKVSQPILQTALPCQILGQTSLVLTQVTSGSATVSCSPITLAVAGVTNHGQKRPLVTPQAAPEPKRPHVAQVPEPPPKAANPSLTPASDRKKTKEQIAHLKASFLQSQFPDDAEVYRLIEVTGLARSEIKKWFSDHRYRCQRGIVHITSESLAKDQLAIAASRHGRTYHAYPDFAPQKFKEKTQGQVKILEDSFLKSSFPTQVELERLRGETKLSRREIESWFSERRKLRDSMEQSILDSMGTGKKGQDVAAPNGALSRLDQLSGVQLASSLASPSPAMTKSQEQVHLLRSTFARTQWPTPQEYDQLAAKTGLVRTEIVRWFKENRCLLKTGPLKWMEQDQHPHTAGEQAYDAAQRRAAKAVAAESPKNGSEVGPQHYKDPRKLCEEDLEKLVPRVKVGNEQGKDGAPAKPSEATSDRSEGSSRDGQGSDENEESGVVDWVEVTVGEEDAVSDRSDSWSQAAAEGTADLAGSDSDSIPAEAGQA from the coding sequence ATGGCGAGCAAGCGAAAATCCACAACCCCGTGCATGGTTCGGACATCACAAGTAGTAGAACAAGATGTGCCCGAGGAAGCAGACAGGGCCAAAGATAAAGGAATCAGCACGCCACAGCCTGAAGCAGCCAAGGACAGTTGGACAGTGGAACCTGAAAActcttccaaagaaaatgaagtgatAGAGGTGAAATCTACAGGGGAAAACCAATCCAAAAAACTCCAGGGTGGTTACGAATGCAAATACTGCCCCTACTCCACGCAAAACCTGAACGAGTTCACGGAGCATGTCGACATGCAGCACCCCAACGTGATTCTCAACCCCCTTTACGTGTGTGCCGAATGTAACTTCACAACCAAAAAGTACGACTCGTTGTCTGACCACAACTCCAAGTTCCATCCCGGGGAGACCAACTTCAAGCTGAAGCTGATCAAGCGCAATAATCAGACTGTCTTAGAGCAGTCCATCGAAGCCACCAACCACGTCGTGTCCATCACCACCAGCGGCCCTGCGAGCGGTGAcagtgatcctggaatctcagtGAGTAAAACGCCCATCATGAAGCCAGGGAAACCAAAAGCCGATGCCAAGAAGGTGCCCAAGAAGCCCGAGGAGGCCACCCCCGAGAACCACGTGGAAGGGACTGCCCGCCTGGTGACAGACGCGGCGGAGATCCTCTCGAGACTTGGAGGCGTGGAGCTCCTCCAGGACACCTTAGGGCACGTCATGCCTTCTGTCCAGCTCCCACCAAATATCAACCTTGTCCCCAAGGTCCCCGTCCCGCTGAACACTACCAAATACAACTCCGCCCTGGACACGAATGCCACCATGATCAACTCCTTCAACAAATTCCCTTACCCAACCCAGGCTGAGTTGTCCTGGCTCACAGCTGCTTCCAAACACCCAGAAGAGCACATCAGAATCTGGTTTGCCACACAGCGCTTAAAGCACGGCATCAGCTGGTCcccagaggaggtggaggaggcccggaaaaagatgttcaatggCACGATCCAGTCGGTACCCCCGACGATCACCGTGCTGCCGGCGCAGTTGGCCCCCACAAAGGTGTCACAGCCCATCCTCCAGACAGCTCTCCCGTGCCAGATTCTCGGCCAGACCAGCCTGGTGCTGACTCAGGTGACGAGCGGGTCAGCAACCGTCTCTTGCTCCCCCATCACGCTCGCCGTGGCCGGAGTGACCAACCATGGCCAAAAGAGACCGTTGGTGACTCCCCAAGCTGCCCCCGAGCCCAAGCGTCCACACGTCGCCCAGGTGCCGGAGCCCCCACCCAAGGCGGCCAACCCCTCGCTGACCCCGGCCAGCGACCGCAAGAAGACAAAGGAGCAGATCGCGCATCTCAAGGCGAGCTTTCTCCAGAGCCAGTTCCCTGACGACGCCGAGGTCTACAGGCTCATCGAGGTGACCGGCCTGGCCAGGAGCGAGATCAAGAAGTGGTTCAGCGATCACCGGTACCGATGTCAGAGAGGCATCGTCCACATCACCAGCGAATCCCTTGCCAAAGACCAGTTGGCCATCGCGGCCTCCCGACACGGCCGCACGTACCACGCGTACCCGGACTTTGCCCCGCAGAAATTCAAAGAGAAGACACAGGGTCAGGTTAAAATCCTGGAAGACAGCTTTCTGAAAAGCTCTTTCCCGACCCAGGTGGAACTGGAGAGGCTAAGGGGGGAGACGAAACTGAGCAGGAGAGAGATTGAATCGTGGTTCTCGGAGAGAAGGAAGCTCCGGGACAGCATGGAACAATCGATCCTGGATTCCATGGGGACTGGCAAAAAAGGCCAAGATGTGGCGGCCCCCAATGGTGCTCTGTCTCGGCTCGACCAGCTCTCTGGTGTCCAGTTAGCCAGCTCTCTGGCCAGCCCTTCACCAGCAATGACGAAAAGTCAGGAACAGGTACACCTCCTGAGGAGCACGTTTGCAAGAACCCAGTGGCCTACGCCCCAGGAGTATGACCAGCTGGCCGCAAAGACCGGCCTGGTCCGAACTGAGATTGTGCGTTGGTTCAAGGAGAACAGGTGCTTGCTAAAAACCGGGCCCTTGAAGTGGATGGAGCAGGACCAGCACCCGCACACGGCGGGCGAGCAGGCCTACGACGCGGCGCAGAGGCGGGCGGCGAAAGCCGTGGCCGCTGAGAGCCCAAAGAACGGGAGCGAGGTGGGTCCGCAGCATTACAAGGACCCCAGAAAGCTCTGCGAAGAGGACTTGGAGAAGCTGGTACCCAGGGTGAAAGTGGGCAACGAGCAGGGGAAAGACGGTGCGCCGGCAAAGCCTTCAGAAGCCACCTCGGACAGGTCAGAGGGCAGCAGCCGGGACGGCCAGGGCAGCGACGAAAACGAGGAGTCGGGCGTTGTGGATTGGGTGGAGGTCACGGTCGGAGAGGAGGACGCCGTCTCGGACAGGTCCGACAGCTGGAGCCAGGCCGCAGCTGAAGGCACCGCGGACCTGGCCGGCTCGGACTCAGACAGCATCCCGGCCGAGGCTGGCCAGGCCTAA